In Holophagaceae bacterium, one DNA window encodes the following:
- a CDS encoding helix-turn-helix domain-containing protein, with product MSERRSLGKLLRLAREAKGLSLEGLARDLNLQESVLRSLEADVYEQLPTGGERPLVRQVAERLEVDLAQHQEAWEALPGSMAEESPDPKRERLERIVMGALTAGSIGLLAWLAVPGPNLKRGALDEGQSQITGPRGGLQPAAEVHPQPQGGRRDYPVLGEALPEVPRSEEGLLVILRAQDASPVHIVADGLDEKRTLQVSGPWLLRVKGAFTITLDNAGVVSVEVAGRTIRHGQSVGETWVGRFNAEGQWLRPKAPEEPPPTVPEVDPEAPSGRPDPS from the coding sequence ATGAGCGAGCGCAGGTCCCTCGGAAAGCTGCTCCGCCTGGCGCGGGAAGCCAAGGGTCTGAGCCTGGAGGGGCTGGCCCGGGACCTCAATCTGCAGGAATCCGTGCTGCGGTCCCTCGAAGCGGATGTCTACGAGCAGCTGCCCACCGGAGGCGAGCGCCCTCTGGTGCGGCAGGTCGCCGAGCGTCTGGAGGTGGACCTGGCCCAGCATCAGGAAGCCTGGGAAGCGCTCCCTGGCAGCATGGCCGAGGAATCCCCGGACCCCAAACGGGAGCGGCTCGAGCGGATCGTCATGGGGGCCCTGACCGCCGGCTCCATCGGTCTGCTGGCCTGGCTGGCGGTTCCCGGGCCCAACCTCAAGCGAGGCGCGCTGGATGAGGGGCAGAGCCAGATTACAGGCCCGCGCGGAGGCCTTCAGCCTGCCGCAGAGGTCCACCCGCAGCCCCAGGGCGGCCGACGCGACTACCCCGTGCTGGGCGAGGCGCTGCCTGAGGTGCCCCGGTCCGAGGAAGGCCTGCTGGTGATCCTGCGCGCCCAGGACGCCTCCCCGGTGCACATCGTGGCCGACGGTCTGGATGAAAAACGCACGTTGCAGGTGAGCGGCCCCTGGCTGCTGCGGGTCAAGGGGGCCTTCACCATCACCCTGGACAATGCCGGTGTGGTGAGCGTGGAAGTTGCGGGCCGCACCATCCGGCATGGCCAGAGTGTGGGCGAAACCTGGGTGGGCAGGTTCAATGCGGAAGGCCAGTGGCTCAGGCCGAAGGCCCCGGAGGAACCTCCCCCCACCGTCCCCGAGGTGGATCCCGAAGCCCCCTCGGGGCGCCCGGATCCTTCCTGA
- a CDS encoding TolC family protein — protein sequence MRIPSRLALVAILPFMAAAEARSQAQPISVPSSLAEDPVLQALLREAVEKSPQLAAATRAAEAEEERIPQAGSLPDPMLSLGYQNDGFKRFEIGRMETTFGTIMASQAFPFPGKRKLRTDIVSANAEAARASVERIRLTLEADLRRAYLGLLLARGQQALQKEQELIWKQAEAVAQARYEAGQGSQLDLLRAQLERMKAAQQALRLESEARAKVIELDRLAGRPLDSPIETMASLEGMRPPTVPARDAAVRQAEERSPELHSSHHHILHAASRVELAKLDLRPDFALSAGIMPRGALEPMWQVGFSVSIPLYSRTKQRRAIAENEALQRSEESNRDDQRRRLAQATEQRVAALEASSRILGLYASVLVQSRAAFESALAQFETGRAPFSSVLEVLNGYIQDRAAFLKELADAQGLAIALDEANPSTAPGIGNSMPVSGRVASAAPSM from the coding sequence ATGCGCATTCCCTCGCGCCTGGCCCTGGTTGCCATCCTGCCGTTCATGGCGGCGGCCGAGGCCAGGTCTCAAGCCCAACCGATATCCGTTCCCTCCAGTTTGGCCGAGGATCCGGTCCTGCAGGCCCTGCTGCGGGAGGCCGTGGAGAAAAGCCCCCAGCTGGCCGCAGCCACCCGGGCCGCCGAGGCCGAAGAGGAAAGGATTCCCCAGGCCGGAAGCCTGCCGGACCCCATGCTCTCGCTGGGCTACCAGAATGATGGCTTCAAGCGCTTCGAGATCGGCCGGATGGAGACCACCTTCGGGACGATCATGGCGTCCCAGGCTTTTCCTTTCCCTGGCAAACGCAAGCTGCGCACGGATATCGTCTCCGCCAATGCCGAGGCCGCAAGAGCCAGCGTGGAGCGCATCCGCCTGACCTTGGAGGCCGATCTCCGGCGGGCCTACCTGGGTCTGCTCCTCGCACGGGGGCAGCAGGCGCTCCAGAAGGAACAAGAGCTCATCTGGAAGCAGGCCGAAGCCGTGGCCCAGGCCAGGTATGAAGCAGGCCAGGGCAGCCAACTGGACCTGCTCCGCGCCCAACTGGAACGCATGAAGGCGGCCCAGCAGGCGCTGCGGCTGGAGTCCGAGGCCCGGGCCAAGGTCATCGAACTGGATCGCCTCGCGGGAAGGCCGCTGGATTCTCCCATTGAAACCATGGCTTCGCTGGAGGGGATGCGCCCGCCCACGGTGCCGGCCCGCGACGCGGCTGTCAGACAGGCCGAGGAACGCAGCCCCGAGCTGCATTCCTCCCACCATCACATCCTCCACGCGGCCTCGCGGGTGGAACTGGCGAAACTCGACCTGAGGCCCGACTTCGCCCTGAGCGCCGGCATCATGCCCAGGGGAGCCCTGGAGCCCATGTGGCAGGTGGGCTTCAGCGTTTCGATCCCCTTGTATTCGCGGACCAAGCAGCGGCGGGCCATCGCGGAGAACGAAGCCCTCCAGAGATCCGAGGAGTCCAACCGGGATGACCAGCGCCGCCGGCTGGCCCAGGCCACGGAGCAACGGGTCGCCGCCCTGGAGGCCAGCTCGCGGATTCTGGGGCTCTATGCATCGGTGCTCGTGCAGTCCAGGGCTGCGTTCGAATCCGCCCTGGCGCAATTCGAGACGGGACGCGCGCCGTTTTCCTCGGTGCTGGAAGTCCTCAATGGCTATATCCAGGACCGCGCCGCGTTCCTGAAAGAGCTGGCCGATGCCCAGGGCCTGGCCATCGCCTTGGATGAAGCGAATCCAAGCACCGCCCCAGGCATTGGAAACTCCATGCCAGTTTCCGGGCGCGTTGCATCCGCAGCGCCCTCCATGTGA
- a CDS encoding efflux RND transporter permease subunit: MIRRIISFSAHNRAMVIAATFVALLFSLWSIRNIPVDAIPDLSDTQVIVYSKWDRSPDILEEQVTYPIVTSLLGAPKVKAVRGFSDFGYSYVYVIFEDGTDLYWARSRVLEYLSKIQSKLPAGVQTELGPDATSVGWVFQYALVDKSGRHRSDELRSYQDWFLRYQLQSVQGVAEVATVGGQVRQYQVNVNPNSLAAHGLGMDAVVDAIRKGNNDVGGRLVEFSGREYMVRGRGYAKTVDDIAGIGLKAENGTPVRIRDVASVNLGPELRRGVTDLDGRGDVVGGIIVMRQGENALHVIERVKTRLAELKPSLPPGVEVVTAYDRSDLIDRAIHTVKWKLIEEMIIVSIIILIFLWHVPSAIVPIVTIPLSVALAFIPMYAMGLNANLMSLAGIAISIGVLVDGAIVEVENAYNRLHIWDSGGRVGDFHAVRLEALLEVGPSVFFSLLVIAVAFVPVFTLVDQEGRMFKPLAYSKNLAMAIAAVLAITFDPAMRMLFARMDPFRFKPRWFARVCDTLFIGTYYAEERHPISRLLHRVYEPPCRFVLRHAKATIAVSALLVLATIPVYMKLGSEFMPPLDEGSILYMPTTFPGLSAAEAERSLQLQDRILRAFPEVSQVFGKAGRAETPTDPAPFSMMETTVLLKPESEWREKRRWYSSWAPGWMKGLLRSFWRDRITHEELVAEMDKAMRMPGFSNAWTMPIKARLDMLSTGIRTPVGLKISGSDSTEIEKLGVEAEALLRKVPGTRSVFAERVQGGYFLDFVLKREQLARYGLSVDEANMMVMTAVGGDNQSTVYEGRARYPVNVRLLRDYRSDAASLNRVLVPLPMGGQVPMSEIAELKMVQGPAMIRDENGLLTGYVFVDFDTSKIDVGSYVDRAKTALASGLKMPTGYSVLWSGQFENMVRVRERLKLILPITLVLIFGLLYMNTRSSFKAGLVMLAVPFSAIGAVWLLYILGYNVSIAVWVGMIALMGLDAETGVFMLLFLDLAHDEAAKAGRLNSKADLREAIIHGAVKRVRPKAMTVCAAFMGLLPILWSTGAGADLMKRIAAPMVGGLVTSFILELLVYPAVYYLWKGRMIPDESATLESGLVNT, translated from the coding sequence ATGATCCGGCGCATCATCTCCTTTTCAGCCCACAACCGGGCCATGGTCATCGCAGCCACTTTCGTGGCGCTGCTCTTCTCCCTCTGGTCCATCCGCAACATCCCCGTGGATGCCATCCCGGACCTTTCCGATACCCAGGTCATCGTCTATTCGAAGTGGGACCGCAGCCCGGACATCCTGGAAGAACAGGTCACCTATCCCATCGTCACCAGCCTGCTCGGCGCCCCGAAGGTGAAGGCCGTGCGCGGCTTTTCGGACTTCGGGTACAGCTACGTCTATGTGATTTTCGAGGACGGCACGGACCTCTACTGGGCCCGCAGCCGGGTGCTGGAATACCTCAGCAAGATCCAATCGAAACTGCCCGCCGGCGTGCAGACGGAACTCGGACCTGACGCGACCAGCGTCGGATGGGTGTTCCAGTACGCCCTGGTGGACAAGAGCGGCAGGCACCGCAGCGACGAGCTGCGTTCCTACCAGGACTGGTTCCTGCGCTACCAGTTGCAGTCCGTGCAGGGCGTGGCGGAGGTGGCCACCGTGGGCGGCCAGGTGCGGCAGTACCAGGTGAACGTGAATCCCAATTCCCTGGCCGCCCATGGCCTCGGCATGGATGCGGTCGTCGACGCCATCCGCAAGGGCAACAACGACGTGGGAGGGCGCCTGGTGGAGTTCTCCGGACGGGAATACATGGTGCGGGGCAGGGGCTATGCCAAGACCGTGGACGATATCGCGGGCATCGGCCTGAAGGCTGAAAACGGGACCCCGGTGCGCATCCGCGATGTGGCCTCCGTCAATCTCGGTCCTGAGCTGCGCCGAGGCGTGACGGACCTGGACGGGCGGGGAGACGTGGTGGGCGGCATCATCGTCATGCGGCAGGGGGAGAACGCCTTGCACGTTATCGAGCGGGTGAAAACCAGGCTCGCGGAACTGAAGCCATCCCTGCCCCCGGGGGTGGAAGTCGTCACCGCCTACGACCGGTCAGACCTCATCGACCGCGCCATCCACACCGTGAAATGGAAGCTCATCGAAGAGATGATCATCGTCTCCATCATCATCCTGATCTTCCTATGGCACGTGCCCTCGGCCATCGTGCCCATCGTGACGATTCCCTTGAGCGTGGCACTGGCCTTCATCCCCATGTACGCCATGGGGCTCAACGCGAATCTGATGTCCCTCGCGGGGATCGCCATCTCCATCGGCGTGCTGGTGGACGGCGCCATCGTGGAGGTCGAGAACGCCTACAACCGGCTGCACATCTGGGATTCAGGAGGAAGGGTCGGCGACTTCCATGCCGTGCGGCTCGAAGCCTTGTTGGAAGTCGGGCCCTCGGTCTTCTTCTCCCTGCTGGTGATCGCCGTGGCCTTTGTGCCGGTCTTCACCCTGGTGGACCAGGAGGGCCGCATGTTCAAGCCCCTGGCCTATTCCAAGAACCTGGCCATGGCCATCGCCGCGGTCCTGGCCATCACCTTCGACCCGGCCATGCGGATGCTCTTCGCCCGCATGGATCCCTTCCGGTTCAAGCCGCGCTGGTTCGCCCGCGTGTGCGACACGCTTTTCATCGGCACCTACTACGCCGAGGAACGCCACCCCATCAGTCGGCTCCTGCACCGCGTCTACGAGCCGCCCTGCCGCTTCGTGCTGAGGCATGCGAAGGCGACCATCGCTGTTTCAGCCTTGCTGGTGCTGGCCACGATCCCGGTCTATATGAAACTCGGATCGGAATTCATGCCGCCTTTGGACGAGGGTTCCATCCTCTACATGCCCACTACCTTTCCGGGGCTTTCGGCGGCGGAAGCGGAGCGCTCCCTCCAGCTCCAGGACCGCATCCTGCGGGCCTTTCCAGAGGTCAGCCAGGTGTTCGGCAAGGCCGGCAGGGCAGAGACGCCCACGGATCCCGCGCCCTTTTCCATGATGGAAACCACCGTGCTCCTGAAGCCTGAGTCCGAGTGGCGCGAAAAGCGCCGCTGGTATTCATCCTGGGCCCCCGGCTGGATGAAAGGGCTGCTCCGCTCCTTCTGGCGGGACCGCATCACCCACGAGGAACTGGTCGCGGAAATGGACAAGGCCATGCGGATGCCGGGATTCAGCAACGCCTGGACCATGCCCATCAAGGCGCGGCTCGACATGCTCAGCACCGGCATCCGGACTCCCGTAGGCCTGAAGATCAGCGGTTCGGACTCGACCGAGATCGAGAAGCTCGGCGTCGAAGCGGAGGCCTTGCTGCGGAAGGTTCCAGGCACCCGCAGCGTGTTCGCCGAGCGGGTCCAGGGCGGCTATTTCCTGGACTTCGTGCTGAAGCGGGAACAGCTGGCCCGTTACGGCCTGAGCGTGGACGAAGCCAACATGATGGTAATGACCGCGGTGGGCGGGGACAACCAGAGCACCGTGTATGAAGGGCGGGCGCGCTACCCCGTGAATGTGCGGCTGCTGCGGGACTACCGCAGCGATGCGGCCTCGCTGAACCGCGTGCTGGTGCCCCTTCCCATGGGCGGGCAGGTGCCCATGTCGGAGATCGCGGAGCTTAAAATGGTTCAGGGCCCTGCCATGATCCGGGATGAAAACGGGTTGCTCACAGGCTACGTGTTCGTGGACTTCGACACGTCCAAGATCGATGTGGGAAGCTACGTGGACCGTGCCAAGACGGCCCTGGCCAGCGGCTTGAAAATGCCCACGGGCTATTCGGTTTTATGGAGCGGCCAGTTCGAGAACATGGTGCGGGTGCGCGAGCGCCTGAAGCTGATCCTGCCCATCACCCTGGTGCTGATCTTCGGCCTGCTCTACATGAACACGCGGTCGTCCTTCAAGGCGGGCCTCGTGATGCTGGCGGTGCCTTTCTCGGCCATCGGCGCCGTATGGCTGCTTTATATCCTGGGTTACAACGTGTCCATCGCCGTGTGGGTCGGCATGATCGCGCTCATGGGCCTGGACGCCGAGACTGGCGTCTTCATGCTGCTGTTCCTGGATCTGGCCCACGACGAAGCCGCGAAAGCAGGGCGTTTGAACTCGAAGGCAGATCTCCGCGAGGCCATCATCCATGGAGCCGTGAAGCGAGTGCGGCCCAAAGCCATGACCGTCTGCGCGGCCTTCATGGGCCTGCTGCCGATCCTCTGGTCCACCGGCGCCGGCGCCGACCTGATGAAGCGCATCGCCGCGCCGATGGTGGGCGGGCTGGTCACCTCCTTCATCCTGGAATTGCTGGTCTATCCTGCGGTGTACTACTTATGGAAAGGTAGAATGATCCCGGATGAATCGGCCACACTTGAATCCGGCTTGGTGAACACTTGA
- a CDS encoding type I 3-dehydroquinate dehydratase: MGPKGVAGRCLQRAWGGAFTYAAPDDGEAAAPGQVELSTMKRWGCHLVSERAGLCAVLGDPVLHSRGPAFHNLRFQQAEKDLIYLPLECGEVDEALESIDSLGVLGLSITAPLKESLPSRLGLEGPLNTLWRRTMGGSWHGANTDAEALWVVLERLPPGPVLVLGDGGVAATTRLLLEQESRTFMSVSRRQPAQAEAVEAFAPIGVIQATSRGMKASDPMPFPETLAAAKPSLHWAVEWIYKEQTAFSRWARDSGLDLVEGATLFESQALAQSERFMGIESRVEPPPPPLFSSFLPFPPPPAPPPPLNTPNSASFIPCV; encoded by the coding sequence ATGGGGCCGAAGGGCGTGGCGGGCCGTTGCCTGCAGCGCGCCTGGGGCGGGGCATTCACCTATGCGGCGCCGGACGATGGCGAGGCCGCAGCGCCAGGGCAGGTGGAACTTTCAACCATGAAAAGGTGGGGTTGCCACCTCGTGTCGGAACGGGCGGGCCTTTGCGCCGTCCTTGGCGATCCTGTGCTGCACTCCCGTGGCCCGGCCTTCCACAATCTGCGGTTCCAGCAGGCCGAAAAGGACCTGATCTACCTTCCGCTGGAGTGCGGCGAGGTAGATGAAGCACTGGAATCGATCGATTCGCTCGGTGTCCTGGGGCTCAGCATCACGGCGCCCTTGAAGGAATCGCTGCCGTCCAGGCTCGGATTGGAAGGCCCGCTCAATACGCTGTGGCGGCGGACGATGGGCGGCTCCTGGCATGGGGCGAACACGGATGCCGAGGCCCTGTGGGTGGTCTTGGAGCGACTTCCCCCGGGGCCGGTCCTGGTGCTTGGGGATGGCGGCGTGGCGGCGACCACGCGGTTGCTCCTGGAACAGGAATCACGCACGTTCATGTCGGTTTCCCGCAGGCAGCCTGCGCAGGCTGAGGCGGTGGAGGCCTTCGCGCCCATCGGCGTGATCCAGGCCACGAGCCGGGGAATGAAGGCCAGCGATCCCATGCCGTTTCCGGAAACCTTGGCGGCTGCCAAACCGAGCCTGCATTGGGCCGTGGAATGGATCTACAAGGAGCAGACGGCCTTTTCAAGATGGGCCCGGGATTCTGGATTGGACCTGGTGGAGGGCGCCACCCTCTTCGAATCCCAGGCCCTGGCGCAGAGCGAGCGGTTCATGGGCATTGAGTCGAGAGTCGAGCCCCCCCCCCCCCCCCTTTTCTCCTCCTTCCTCCCCTTCCCCCCCCCCCCCGCCCCCCCCCCCCCCCTCAACACCCCCAACTCTGCTAGCTTCATCCCATGCGTTTGA
- a CDS encoding sigma-54-dependent Fis family transcriptional regulator, translating into MRLILVEDKDSFRKLLLQALEGSPWNIRATGDPLEALDWIEGDGADVLVTDLRLPGFSGLELIRRAKRAQPGLRVVLMSAFGEPKDIVSAMRMGAEDFLPKPFDMGIFLALMDRLQALAGAPPPDPREPWIALSPVMRTLDSRLRAAADSDAPALFIGPRGSGKARAARRLHALRQPRGPFLSVAAPDLSEGIGANTFGLLQGGSLLVLGLEHLGPTGAAELVKAMDTPLGHGIQWMATCGDEAAASDAVRLRLGVLRFELPPLAHRQEDLVPLFRALLEQAAAGEGRVAPVLDRSAEKQVAARDWPGNAREMAWCAQATLHAATGLLVREVAASPLGGVGGDAAGGLDLPWPEENTLESMLRETQHHAEAALLRRALAAHANDPAAAAAALGLTLRAFASRAREHGL; encoded by the coding sequence ATGCGTTTGATCCTGGTGGAGGACAAGGACAGTTTCCGGAAGCTCCTGCTGCAGGCGCTGGAAGGAAGTCCCTGGAACATCCGGGCGACAGGCGATCCCCTCGAAGCGCTGGACTGGATCGAGGGGGATGGCGCCGACGTGCTGGTCACGGACCTGAGGCTTCCGGGGTTCAGCGGGCTCGAACTCATCCGCCGCGCGAAACGGGCGCAGCCGGGCCTCCGGGTGGTGCTGATGAGCGCCTTCGGGGAGCCCAAGGACATCGTTTCGGCCATGCGGATGGGCGCCGAGGATTTCCTGCCCAAACCCTTCGACATGGGCATCTTCCTCGCGCTCATGGACCGTCTGCAGGCCTTGGCGGGAGCGCCTCCGCCGGATCCACGGGAACCTTGGATCGCGCTGTCTCCGGTGATGAGGACCTTGGATTCGAGGCTCCGCGCGGCCGCGGACAGCGACGCTCCGGCCCTGTTCATCGGCCCAAGGGGCTCAGGGAAGGCCAGGGCCGCGCGGCGTCTCCATGCGCTGCGCCAGCCTCGCGGCCCCTTTCTGTCCGTGGCGGCTCCGGATCTCAGCGAAGGGATCGGAGCGAATACCTTCGGCCTGTTGCAGGGTGGCAGCCTGCTGGTGCTGGGCCTGGAACATCTGGGTCCAACAGGGGCCGCGGAGCTGGTGAAGGCCATGGACACCCCGCTGGGACACGGCATTCAATGGATGGCGACCTGCGGCGATGAAGCCGCAGCCTCCGATGCGGTCCGGCTGCGCCTGGGCGTGCTGCGCTTCGAACTTCCTCCTCTGGCGCATCGGCAAGAGGATCTCGTACCGCTGTTCAGGGCCCTGCTGGAGCAGGCGGCCGCAGGCGAGGGCAGGGTGGCGCCGGTCTTGGACCGCTCCGCCGAAAAGCAGGTGGCAGCGCGGGATTGGCCAGGCAATGCGCGGGAGATGGCCTGGTGCGCCCAGGCGACCTTGCATGCCGCCACCGGGCTGCTGGTGCGGGAGGTTGCGGCTTCACCCTTGGGCGGGGTTGGCGGGGATGCGGCGGGCGGGCTGGATCTTCCCTGGCCCGAAGAAAACACCCTGGAGTCCATGCTGCGGGAGACGCAGCACCATGCCGAAGCCGCCCTGCTGCGCCGGGCCCTGGCGGCCCACGCCAATGACCCCGCCGCTGCCGCGGCTGCGCTGGGCCTCACCCTGCGCGCCTTCGCGTCCAGGGCGAGGGAGCACGGCCTTTAG
- a CDS encoding TRASH domain-containing protein: MLTPFVFAALLSLAGPAAEGPTNTICPVMGNAVTPGKSPIVKVKGRQYYVCCAGCAPKLEKNPDKYLDKDGRPKNAPKG; this comes from the coding sequence ATGCTCACGCCCTTCGTATTCGCTGCGTTGCTTTCCCTCGCCGGTCCTGCGGCCGAGGGTCCCACCAACACCATCTGCCCGGTCATGGGAAATGCGGTGACCCCCGGCAAAAGCCCCATTGTGAAGGTGAAAGGCCGTCAATATTACGTCTGCTGCGCCGGCTGCGCCCCCAAGCTGGAGAAGAATCCCGACAAGTACCTCGACAAGGACGGCCGTCCGAAAAACGCGCCGAAGGGCTGA
- a CDS encoding AAA family ATPase produces MKVNHGLAALSAVVVGKEVQVRRALAVLLSGGHVLVEDLPGVGKTTLAKGLSRLLGGSFQRVQGTNDLLPSDLLGVHLWDAETKTFRFQQGPVFCNVLLLDELNRIGPKTQSALLEVMVEGQVTLDRSSHQLPDPFFVIATQNPMDHAGTFPLPESQLDRFACVLHLGYPDPVNERKVVTGQAGAERLDSLQTSLDLAGWRAARAAVRRMKVADAVLDYVERVVSKIRSGGGFCSTRAVRHWVALSQAEAWLDGRDFITPDDLQATLSDVMAHRGTMDDRRLNRGERRDQLARVLAETPVGWK; encoded by the coding sequence ATGAAGGTGAACCATGGGCTGGCTGCGCTATCGGCCGTGGTGGTGGGCAAGGAGGTACAGGTCCGCCGGGCGCTGGCAGTGCTGCTTTCCGGCGGCCATGTGCTCGTGGAGGATCTGCCGGGCGTGGGCAAGACGACCCTGGCCAAAGGGCTTTCGCGGCTGCTGGGCGGCAGCTTCCAAAGGGTCCAAGGCACCAACGATCTGCTGCCTTCGGACTTGCTGGGCGTGCACCTTTGGGATGCGGAGACCAAGACCTTCCGCTTCCAGCAGGGGCCGGTGTTCTGCAATGTGCTGCTCCTGGACGAGCTGAACCGGATCGGCCCCAAGACCCAGAGCGCGCTGCTGGAGGTGATGGTGGAAGGCCAGGTGACGCTGGACCGCAGCTCCCACCAGCTTCCGGATCCCTTCTTCGTCATCGCCACCCAGAATCCCATGGACCATGCGGGCACATTCCCCCTTCCGGAATCGCAATTGGACCGGTTCGCCTGCGTGCTGCACCTGGGTTATCCCGACCCCGTGAACGAACGCAAAGTGGTCACCGGCCAGGCCGGGGCAGAGCGGCTGGACAGCCTCCAGACTTCGCTTGATCTCGCCGGGTGGCGCGCGGCGAGGGCCGCGGTGCGGAGGATGAAAGTCGCGGATGCGGTACTGGATTACGTGGAGCGGGTGGTCTCGAAGATCCGCAGCGGCGGCGGATTCTGCTCCACCCGCGCCGTCAGGCATTGGGTGGCGCTCTCCCAGGCGGAGGCCTGGCTCGATGGCCGGGACTTCATCACGCCCGACGACCTCCAGGCCACGCTCTCCGATGTGATGGCCCACCGGGGCACCATGGACGACCGCCGCCTCAACCGAGGAGAACGGCGGGATCAGTTGGCGCGGGTCCTGGCGGAAACCCCTGTCGGTTGGAAATGA
- a CDS encoding efflux RND transporter periplasmic adaptor subunit, whose protein sequence is MTMKNPFLSGIAILLAGGLLGGGFVALMHRHEPSANPEKAPAAVRYTCPMHPQIIRDQPGDCPICGMSLVPLKSETGGDRKIAFYRSPMDPRQTSPTPRKDEMGMDYVAVYEDEQEGGAVEGLAPVRLDAERRQMLGVRTVQVVEGLLGGEIRATGRVVADETRVRKVNVKLEGFVEKLFVDSMGQKVSKGQPLFRLYSPELLSAQNEFLLALKTKAALGPSPSGTELVESARKRLRLWDIPEAAIMELERSGTPTKSISIPSPVAGVVTMKSVVEGSRISSMEAPFEITDLSSVWVVADIYEAELSQVRVGMAAALTLAAFPGRSFQGRVHFLEPVLDPKTRTAKVRIAFANPAGELRPELFGDVLLKSATRKGLLVPSDAVLDAGLRKVVFVEESENRFVPREVKVGAASGALVEILSGLEKGESVASGAAFLLDSESRLRSAAAPGK, encoded by the coding sequence ATGACCATGAAGAATCCATTCCTGAGTGGCATCGCGATCCTGCTCGCCGGAGGTCTTCTGGGCGGCGGGTTCGTGGCCCTGATGCACCGCCACGAACCCTCAGCGAACCCGGAGAAAGCGCCGGCCGCGGTCAGATACACCTGCCCCATGCACCCCCAGATCATCCGTGATCAGCCCGGCGATTGCCCCATCTGCGGCATGAGCCTGGTGCCATTGAAATCCGAGACGGGAGGAGATCGCAAAATCGCCTTCTACCGATCGCCCATGGATCCCCGCCAGACTTCGCCGACCCCCCGCAAGGACGAAATGGGCATGGACTACGTGGCGGTCTATGAAGACGAGCAGGAGGGCGGCGCCGTGGAAGGCCTCGCCCCGGTGCGGCTGGACGCCGAGCGCCGCCAGATGCTGGGCGTGCGCACGGTCCAGGTGGTGGAAGGTCTGCTGGGTGGCGAGATACGGGCCACGGGACGCGTGGTGGCGGATGAAACCCGGGTGCGCAAAGTCAACGTCAAGCTCGAAGGTTTCGTGGAAAAGCTGTTCGTCGACTCCATGGGCCAGAAAGTGTCCAAGGGCCAGCCGCTGTTCCGCCTTTACAGCCCGGAATTGTTGTCGGCCCAGAATGAATTCCTGCTGGCCCTGAAAACGAAAGCGGCGCTGGGCCCGAGCCCGAGTGGAACCGAGTTGGTGGAATCAGCCCGCAAGCGCCTGCGGCTCTGGGACATTCCCGAAGCGGCGATCATGGAACTTGAGCGCAGCGGCACACCCACGAAGTCCATTTCCATTCCATCGCCCGTGGCGGGCGTGGTCACCATGAAGAGCGTGGTGGAAGGCTCCCGCATCAGCTCCATGGAGGCGCCTTTCGAGATCACGGATCTGTCCAGCGTCTGGGTGGTGGCGGATATCTATGAAGCCGAGCTGTCCCAGGTCCGCGTGGGGATGGCGGCGGCGCTTACGCTCGCTGCGTTCCCGGGGCGGAGCTTCCAGGGGCGCGTGCATTTCCTGGAGCCCGTGCTGGATCCGAAGACCCGCACGGCCAAGGTGCGCATCGCGTTCGCCAATCCGGCCGGGGAATTGAGGCCTGAGCTGTTTGGGGACGTCTTATTGAAGAGCGCAACGCGGAAGGGCCTGCTGGTGCCATCGGACGCGGTGCTCGACGCGGGATTGCGCAAGGTTGTCTTTGTCGAGGAATCCGAAAACCGGTTCGTCCCGCGGGAGGTCAAGGTGGGCGCGGCTTCGGGGGCGCTGGTGGAAATCCTCTCGGGCTTGGAGAAAGGCGAAAGCGTCGCGAGCGGCGCGGCTTTCCTGCTGGATTCCGAATCGCGCCTGCGCTCCGCCGCAGCTCCGGGGAAGTGA